A window from Streptomyces sp. NBC_00271 encodes these proteins:
- a CDS encoding (2Fe-2S)-binding protein has protein sequence MPSYSFVLNGKPVTVEAPADMPLLWVLRDLLHVTGPKYGCGVGVCRACTSHLDGAEIQPCVVPVADCVGRGVTTIEGLADGDTLHPVQQAWLDCDVAQCGFCQPGQIMAAAALLKKTSRPTDDDIDRIENVCRCGTYSRIREAIKKASVADDHVTRPGQSHP, from the coding sequence ATGCCCTCCTATTCCTTCGTTCTCAACGGAAAGCCGGTCACCGTCGAGGCCCCCGCCGACATGCCGCTCCTGTGGGTACTGCGCGACCTGCTGCACGTCACCGGGCCCAAGTACGGCTGTGGCGTGGGCGTTTGCCGTGCCTGCACCAGCCACCTGGACGGGGCGGAGATCCAGCCCTGTGTCGTCCCGGTCGCGGACTGCGTGGGCCGTGGGGTCACCACCATCGAGGGCCTGGCCGACGGCGACACCCTGCACCCCGTGCAACAGGCGTGGCTCGACTGCGATGTCGCTCAGTGCGGCTTCTGTCAGCCTGGCCAGATCATGGCCGCCGCGGCCCTGCTCAAGAAGACGTCCCGGCCCACCGACGACGACATCGACCGTATCGAGAACGTCTGCCGCTGCGGCACGTACTCCCGGATCCGCGAGGCGATCAAGAAAGCCTCCGTCGCCGACGACCATGTGACCCGCCCCGGTCAGAGCCACCCTTGA
- a CDS encoding OsmC family protein produces MTENTPRSVTVERTATGHFTATNPRGGTISFGTSSDPHGGTDFTPVELLLAAIGGCTAADVDVATARHAEPTGFTVSVTGNKINDEFGNRMTDLAVTFSVTFPDDELGDRARAILPRAVKTSHDRLCTVSRTVEIGTPVTAKVADA; encoded by the coding sequence ATGACCGAAAACACCCCGCGCTCCGTCACCGTCGAGCGGACCGCCACCGGCCACTTCACCGCGACGAACCCTCGCGGCGGCACGATCAGCTTCGGCACCAGCTCCGATCCCCACGGCGGCACCGACTTCACCCCGGTCGAGCTGTTGCTCGCCGCGATCGGGGGCTGTACCGCGGCCGACGTCGATGTCGCCACCGCCCGCCACGCGGAGCCCACCGGGTTCACCGTCTCCGTCACGGGCAACAAGATCAATGACGAGTTCGGAAACCGGATGACCGACCTCGCGGTCACCTTCTCCGTCACCTTCCCGGACGACGAACTCGGCGACCGCGCCCGCGCGATCCTCCCCCGGGCGGTCAAGACCTCCCACGACCGGCTCTGCACGGTCAGCCGCACGGTCGAGATCGGCACACCCGTCACGGCGAAGGTCGCGGACGCCTGA
- a CDS encoding ParA family protein — protein MSLSYAFVNLKPGVGKTTSAVWLAHALHESGLSPLLVDSDPASSALRWSELAGGFPFPVIAFPVGDVHRRVNDFLGNRQAVVFDAPQLEDHAHIARSIMRYASEWIVPLTPAPIELDRMAPIGSEMSDVQSLRAQPARAAVLLNRTNRPDATRTGPDADAREALTERGFDVLSTHIPRLDLYAQSFGSPVEVKGSAYMDLADELIKRQDKA, from the coding sequence GTGTCGCTGAGCTATGCCTTTGTGAACCTGAAACCCGGAGTGGGAAAGACGACCAGCGCGGTTTGGTTGGCCCACGCCCTGCACGAGTCGGGCCTCTCACCCCTGCTGGTGGACAGTGACCCCGCCTCCTCCGCCTTGCGCTGGAGCGAACTGGCGGGAGGCTTCCCGTTTCCGGTGATCGCCTTTCCGGTGGGCGACGTGCATCGGCGTGTGAACGACTTTCTCGGCAACCGACAGGCCGTGGTGTTCGACGCCCCGCAGCTGGAGGACCATGCCCACATCGCGCGGAGCATCATGAGATACGCGAGCGAGTGGATCGTGCCGCTGACCCCGGCCCCCATCGAGCTGGATCGCATGGCACCCATCGGCAGCGAGATGAGCGACGTGCAGTCGCTGCGGGCCCAGCCGGCCCGTGCCGCTGTCCTGCTGAACCGCACCAATCGTCCCGATGCCACGCGCACCGGCCCCGATGCCGACGCTCGCGAAGCCCTCACCGAGCGGGGCTTCGACGTGTTGTCCACCCACATTCCCCGACTCGACTTGTACGCCCAGTCGTTCGGCAGCCCGGTCGAGGTCAAGGGCTCGGCATACATGGACCTCGCAGACGAACTCATCAAACGTCAGGACAAGGCGTGA
- a CDS encoding ATP-binding protein, translated as MEEARSSVAEQERPGGSDPACNSPRFASLCITDTRQGLAQARAFTRSTLGHWELDHRSDDAVLIVNELATNAVLHAAPHSADGQNGVRLNLTLRRAHLVCAVTDQYESPPVYPRTDASLEVHGRGLRIVEELSEHWGWTRSRAGKTVWAMLSTPPSRPTSPPWQGPT; from the coding sequence ATGGAAGAAGCGCGCTCCTCCGTCGCGGAGCAAGAGCGGCCCGGGGGGAGCGATCCCGCGTGCAACTCACCCAGATTCGCCAGCCTGTGCATCACCGACACCCGCCAGGGGCTCGCCCAGGCGCGCGCCTTCACCCGCAGCACCCTTGGCCACTGGGAGTTGGACCACCGCAGTGACGACGCCGTCCTCATCGTCAACGAACTGGCCACGAACGCGGTACTCCACGCGGCACCGCACTCCGCCGATGGGCAGAACGGCGTACGGCTCAATCTGACGCTTCGACGCGCCCATCTCGTGTGCGCCGTCACCGATCAGTACGAGAGCCCGCCCGTCTACCCACGCACGGACGCTTCGCTGGAAGTCCACGGCCGCGGCCTGCGCATCGTCGAGGAACTGTCCGAGCACTGGGGCTGGACTCGCTCGCGTGCAGGCAAGACCGTCTGGGCGATGCTGTCCACTCCCCCGTCTCGGCCGACATCACCGCCCTGGCAAGGTCCGACATGA
- a CDS encoding DUF397 domain-containing protein: MRASSLGVRWVKSRRSNAEGNCVEVASLAEGGVALRNSRDPDGPALIYTAAEVAAFLAGAKDGEFDHLV, encoded by the coding sequence ATGCGGGCCAGTTCACTGGGTGTTCGCTGGGTGAAGAGTCGGCGCAGCAACGCCGAAGGCAACTGCGTCGAGGTGGCGTCCCTGGCCGAGGGAGGCGTGGCGCTGCGCAACTCGCGCGACCCCGACGGGCCGGCCCTCATCTACACAGCGGCTGAAGTGGCCGCTTTCCTGGCCGGGGCGAAGGACGGGGAGTTCGACCATCTGGTGTGA
- a CDS encoding helix-turn-helix domain-containing protein, whose translation MSVESPRVSRLEPYLTRTEPAPTLLKMLVGVQLAGIREDVGLAQEQAARAIGFSPAKLSRIEAGKGRRPPTEGDVRALLELYKTDDHEASVLLQLLRRAGEPGWWQRYDKRLMPEWFDRLVGLQEAAAAIRTFEIQYVPGLLQTPAYTRAVVERGLPTAPAGEVQRRVELRMRRRELLRREDGPQLWAIIDESVLWRVLGSREVMREQLEYLVEMAQRPQVTLQIVPLDVTHASAPAIPITYLRFDGLDLPDIVYLEHIRSANFLEDRDETEEYRLALDRLGDEALTPRDSLTLLRDTTAGRYSTA comes from the coding sequence ATGTCCGTCGAGTCACCTCGTGTCTCCCGCCTCGAACCGTATCTGACGCGGACCGAGCCCGCTCCGACCTTGCTGAAGATGCTCGTCGGTGTCCAGCTCGCGGGCATCCGCGAAGACGTCGGCCTCGCGCAGGAACAGGCCGCTCGCGCCATCGGGTTCAGTCCGGCGAAGCTGTCGCGCATCGAAGCCGGCAAGGGCCGTCGGCCGCCCACGGAAGGCGACGTCCGCGCGCTGTTGGAGCTCTACAAGACCGATGACCATGAGGCGTCGGTTCTGCTCCAACTGCTGCGGCGTGCCGGTGAGCCGGGATGGTGGCAGCGTTACGACAAGCGGCTGATGCCCGAGTGGTTCGATCGGCTGGTAGGGCTGCAGGAGGCCGCTGCCGCCATCCGCACCTTCGAGATCCAGTACGTCCCCGGTCTGCTGCAGACTCCGGCCTACACCAGGGCGGTCGTGGAGCGCGGCCTGCCCACGGCACCGGCAGGTGAGGTGCAACGCCGTGTCGAACTGCGCATGCGCCGACGTGAACTGCTGCGTCGTGAGGACGGCCCTCAACTGTGGGCGATCATCGATGAGTCGGTCCTGTGGCGCGTACTGGGCAGCCGTGAGGTGATGCGCGAGCAGCTCGAGTACCTCGTGGAGATGGCTCAGCGTCCCCAGGTGACGTTGCAGATCGTGCCCCTGGACGTGACGCACGCCTCCGCGCCCGCCATCCCCATCACCTACCTGCGCTTCGACGGCCTCGATCTACCCGACATCGTCTACCTGGAGCACATCAGGAGCGCGAACTTCCTGGAGGACCGGGACGAGACCGAAGAGTACCGACTGGCTCTGGACCGTCTGGGAGACGAGGCCCTCACCCCGCGGGATTCGCTGACGCTGTTGCGGGACACGACCGCGGGGCGCTATTCGACCGCGTGA
- a CDS encoding SAM-dependent methyltransferase gives MQAGKQLSTKIDATVPTAARMYDHYLGGKDNYAADRAACAELDKVVPSTRALALNNRRFLQRVVGTLAAEYGIRQFLDHGSGLPTQENVHQVAQRVDPSSRVVYVDNDPMVLVHGRALLDQNDRTTVIHADLRDTEKIFSHPDTQRLLDFSQPVAVLFNSVFHCIPDGETDGPLAVTHRVAERLVPGSFMVMCQLVSEDEKVREFVTDFMDQATQGHWGRVRQEKDVAEWFEDLDVLEPGLVEVSTWRPDSEVAPRQLTQEWVEFGGVGRIR, from the coding sequence ATGCAGGCTGGAAAGCAGTTGTCCACGAAGATCGACGCCACCGTACCCACGGCCGCTCGCATGTACGACCACTACCTGGGCGGCAAGGACAACTACGCAGCCGATCGGGCAGCCTGCGCGGAGTTGGACAAGGTCGTGCCCAGCACGCGCGCCTTGGCGCTGAACAACCGGCGCTTCCTGCAGCGGGTCGTCGGGACGCTCGCGGCCGAGTACGGCATCAGGCAGTTCCTCGACCACGGGTCCGGCCTGCCCACCCAGGAGAACGTCCACCAGGTCGCGCAACGCGTCGATCCCTCGTCGCGCGTGGTGTACGTCGACAACGATCCGATGGTGCTGGTGCACGGACGGGCGCTGCTGGACCAGAATGACCGCACCACGGTCATCCACGCCGATCTGCGTGACACGGAGAAGATCTTCTCCCACCCGGACACTCAGCGCCTGCTCGACTTCTCGCAGCCGGTGGCCGTGCTGTTCAACTCGGTCTTCCACTGCATTCCGGATGGAGAGACCGACGGTCCGCTCGCTGTGACCCATCGGGTGGCCGAACGGCTCGTGCCCGGCAGCTTCATGGTGATGTGCCAGCTGGTCAGCGAGGACGAGAAGGTCCGGGAGTTCGTCACCGACTTCATGGATCAGGCGACCCAGGGGCATTGGGGCAGGGTCCGCCAGGAGAAGGACGTGGCGGAGTGGTTCGAGGACCTCGACGTCCTGGAGCCCGGTCTGGTGGAGGTGTCCACCTGGCGGCCCGACAGCGAAGTCGCACCCCGTCAGCTCACCCAGGAATGGGTCGAGTTCGGCGGCGTTGGCCGGATCCGATAA
- the pgm gene encoding phosphoglucomutase (alpha-D-glucose-1,6-bisphosphate-dependent) — translation MQHERAGTPAGPEDLVDVARLVTAYYALHPDPAEPGQRVAFGTSGHRGSSLATAFNEDHIAATSQAICEYREGQGIDGPLFLGADTHALSEPAKVTALEVFAANGVSVLLDSADGYTPTPAVSHAILTHNRGRSSGLADGVVVTPSHNPPADGGFKYNPPNGGPAGSEATSWIQDRANELIEGGLKGVRRIPWTRALAAPGTGRYDFLGTYVADLPHVLDLDAIRTAGVHIGADPLGGASVAYWGRIAEQHALDLTVVNPLTDPTWRFMTLDWDGKIRMDCSSPYAMASLIEQRDRFRIATGNDADADRHGIVTPDAGLMNPNHYLSAAISYLYSHRDQWPADTGIGKTLVSSGMIDRVAADLGRQLVEVPVGFKWFVDGLVDGSLGFGGEESAGASFLRRDGSVWTTDKDGIILALLASEITAVTGKTPSEHYTALTARFGAPAYERIDAPASREEKALLAKLSPAQVSTDTLAGEAVTAVLTHAPGNDAPIGGIKVTTANAWFAARPSGTEDVYKIYAESFLGADHLRQVQEEAKGVVSAALSA, via the coding sequence ATGCAGCACGAACGAGCGGGCACTCCGGCCGGTCCCGAGGACCTCGTCGACGTAGCCCGGCTGGTCACGGCGTATTACGCGCTGCACCCCGACCCGGCGGAACCCGGCCAGCGCGTGGCCTTCGGTACGTCCGGACATCGTGGGTCGTCACTGGCGACCGCGTTCAACGAGGACCACATCGCCGCGACGAGTCAGGCCATCTGCGAGTACCGCGAGGGCCAGGGCATCGACGGTCCCCTCTTCCTGGGCGCCGACACCCACGCCCTGTCGGAGCCCGCGAAGGTCACCGCGCTGGAGGTGTTCGCGGCCAACGGAGTGTCGGTGCTCCTGGACAGCGCGGACGGCTACACGCCCACTCCGGCGGTCTCGCACGCCATTCTGACCCACAATCGCGGACGGTCCTCGGGTCTTGCGGACGGGGTCGTGGTCACCCCGTCCCACAACCCGCCCGCAGACGGTGGCTTCAAGTACAACCCGCCGAACGGCGGCCCGGCCGGCTCCGAGGCGACCTCCTGGATCCAGGACCGCGCCAACGAACTCATCGAGGGCGGCCTCAAGGGCGTACGGCGCATCCCCTGGACGAGGGCGCTGGCCGCCCCCGGCACGGGCCGCTACGACTTCCTCGGCACCTACGTCGCCGACCTGCCGCACGTGCTGGACCTGGACGCGATCCGCACGGCCGGCGTGCACATCGGCGCGGACCCCCTGGGCGGGGCATCGGTCGCCTATTGGGGACGCATCGCCGAACAGCACGCGCTCGATCTGACGGTGGTCAACCCGCTCACCGACCCGACCTGGCGCTTCATGACGCTGGACTGGGACGGCAAGATTCGTATGGACTGTTCGTCGCCCTACGCCATGGCCTCGCTCATCGAGCAGCGCGACCGTTTCCGGATCGCCACGGGCAACGACGCCGACGCCGACCGCCACGGGATCGTCACCCCGGACGCCGGGCTCATGAACCCCAACCACTACCTCAGCGCCGCCATCTCCTACCTGTACTCCCACCGGGACCAGTGGCCCGCGGACACGGGGATCGGCAAGACGCTGGTGTCGTCCGGCATGATCGACAGGGTCGCCGCCGACCTGGGCCGCCAACTCGTCGAAGTGCCCGTGGGATTCAAGTGGTTCGTGGACGGGCTGGTCGACGGCTCGCTCGGGTTCGGCGGGGAGGAGTCGGCCGGCGCGTCCTTCCTGCGCCGCGACGGTTCGGTGTGGACCACCGACAAGGACGGCATCATCCTGGCCCTGCTCGCCTCCGAGATCACGGCGGTGACCGGGAAGACCCCCTCGGAGCACTACACCGCGCTGACCGCACGCTTCGGCGCCCCCGCGTACGAGCGCATCGACGCCCCGGCTTCCCGCGAGGAGAAGGCCCTCCTCGCGAAGCTCTCGCCCGCACAGGTCAGCACGGACACCCTCGCCGGAGAAGCGGTCACCGCCGTGCTCACGCATGCTCCGGGCAACGACGCGCCCATCGGCGGCATCAAGGTGACCACCGCCAACGCCTGGTTCGCGGCCCGTCCGTCGGGCACCGAGGACGTCTACAAGATCTACGCCGAGTCGTTCCTCGGAGCCGATCACCTGCGTCAGGTGCAGGAGGAGGCCAAGGGTGTGGTCTCGGCGGCGTTGAGCGCCTGA
- a CDS encoding FAD-dependent oxidoreductase has product MTEIIVIGGGIAGTATALALHKAGFDVTVYEAHPESAEDIGAFLTLASNGMRALAQIDASVAVTEVGFPLRAMSVLDAAGTEVARMPLGEAHDPLLAYRCLRRGEFNAALQAEAARRGIALRRGTRLASVENGRDGVTARFTDGSTATGDLLIGADGLNSTVRESIAPRTQPCFAGESVFYGYADEAPLIAETGRITMVRGGAAAFGCAVSPGGETYWFARVAGEPLSAYDIAHGTPGHWRGLLLPLLRGDATPAADVVAATTDRIMVTNATEIPTGTPWRHGRTLIIGDAAHAASPATGQGASMALEDAVVLAKSLRDAPDTESALSLYEALRRPRVEHNITTSGKISRGFHTPSRTGPRAPAPRPGDSDLLQHLEWDIDLSTAAEGSSSVAAAGDGGRDAG; this is encoded by the coding sequence ATGACGGAGATCATTGTCATCGGAGGCGGTATCGCCGGTACGGCGACGGCCCTGGCCCTGCACAAGGCAGGTTTCGACGTGACCGTGTACGAGGCGCACCCCGAATCGGCCGAGGACATCGGTGCCTTCCTCACACTCGCGAGCAACGGCATGCGTGCCCTCGCCCAGATCGACGCCTCCGTCGCGGTCACCGAGGTCGGCTTCCCGCTGCGTGCCATGAGCGTGCTCGACGCAGCGGGCACCGAGGTGGCACGGATGCCGCTCGGAGAGGCCCACGACCCGCTTCTCGCTTACCGCTGCCTCCGCCGTGGCGAGTTCAACGCCGCCCTGCAGGCGGAGGCCGCACGCCGGGGCATCGCCCTCCGACGCGGCACCCGGCTCGCCTCCGTCGAGAACGGTCGGGACGGCGTCACCGCACGTTTCACCGACGGTTCCACCGCGACCGGTGACCTGCTGATCGGCGCCGACGGGCTGAACTCCACCGTCCGGGAGTCGATCGCCCCTCGGACGCAGCCCTGCTTCGCGGGTGAGAGCGTCTTCTACGGCTACGCCGATGAGGCGCCCCTGATCGCGGAAACCGGGCGCATCACCATGGTGAGGGGCGGCGCGGCCGCCTTCGGTTGTGCGGTGTCGCCCGGCGGAGAGACGTACTGGTTCGCGCGCGTGGCCGGTGAGCCGCTGTCCGCCTACGACATCGCGCACGGCACGCCCGGCCACTGGCGTGGGCTGCTCCTGCCGTTGCTGCGCGGGGACGCCACACCCGCCGCGGACGTGGTCGCGGCCACCACCGACCGCATCATGGTCACCAACGCGACCGAGATCCCGACCGGCACACCGTGGCGCCACGGACGGACCCTGATCATTGGCGATGCCGCCCACGCGGCCTCCCCTGCGACCGGGCAAGGAGCGTCGATGGCGCTCGAGGACGCTGTCGTCCTCGCGAAGTCGCTGCGGGACGCGCCCGACACGGAGTCCGCGCTCTCCCTTTACGAGGCCCTCCGCCGCCCGCGCGTGGAGCACAACATCACGACCAGCGGCAAGATCTCCCGTGGCTTCCACACACCGTCACGCACCGGTCCAAGAGCGCCCGCTCCCCGCCCCGGGGACAGCGACCTCCTCCAACACCTGGAGTGGGACATCGACCTCTCGACCGCGGCCGAAGGCAGCAGTTCGGTGGCAGCAGCTGGTGATGGTGGCAGGGACGCCGGTTGA
- a CDS encoding TetR family transcriptional regulator, which translates to MTDRPLTSRGAATYQRILDVATREFAEHGIAGARIERIVAAARTNKAQLYAYFGNKEGLFDAIFFGSLERIVNVVPIDATDLADWAVRLYDEYLRRPDLIRLATWARLERRPTGHLVDDPDRLDDRKLRAIAEAQAAGLVRQGDPFDVMAMVIAMSMAWSPVSNVYAATAQEPPEVHEQRRSLLRESVHRAVAADRKGG; encoded by the coding sequence ATGACGGACCGACCCCTGACCTCGCGCGGAGCGGCGACGTACCAGCGCATCCTCGATGTGGCGACCCGGGAGTTCGCCGAGCACGGGATCGCCGGCGCGCGCATCGAGCGGATCGTGGCCGCCGCGCGCACGAACAAGGCACAGCTCTATGCCTACTTCGGCAACAAGGAAGGGCTCTTCGACGCCATCTTCTTCGGCTCGCTGGAGCGGATCGTGAATGTCGTCCCGATCGACGCCACCGACCTCGCGGACTGGGCCGTACGGCTCTACGACGAGTACCTCCGCCGTCCCGACCTGATCCGGCTGGCAACCTGGGCGCGCCTGGAGCGCCGCCCGACCGGGCACCTGGTGGACGACCCCGACCGCCTCGACGACCGCAAGTTGCGAGCCATCGCCGAAGCCCAGGCCGCCGGTTTGGTGCGCCAGGGAGACCCGTTCGACGTGATGGCCATGGTCATCGCCATGTCCATGGCCTGGTCACCGGTCAGCAACGTCTACGCGGCAACCGCCCAGGAGCCCCCCGAAGTTCACGAACAGCGTCGCTCCCTGCTCCGCGAGAGCGTCCACCGCGCCGTGGCAGCCGATCGCAAGGGGGGCTAG
- a CDS encoding NAD(P)-dependent alcohol dehydrogenase, with product MRTTTGWQADGPTATLRRTSLKRRDLRPDDLAIRVDYCGVCHTDLHAVRSHDGAGDRPLVPGHEFTGVVAETGPAVTRFSVDDPVAVGNIVDSCGECSMCRAGQENFCHAFPTLTYGGVDRHDGSTTLGGYSREYVVRDRFVHPLPAGLDPAAAAPLLCAGITVWEPLHTLGVGPHSRVAVAGLGGLGHLAVKFAVALGADTSVISRSPDKADDARRLGAHGLIVSTDQEQMADARDRFDVVIDTISAPHDLGPYLRLVAMDGTLSHLGHLGPVTVETIDLLVGRKKLSSAGSGGRPATTAMLDFCAEHGITADIELLPSARVNEALERLGRNDVRYRFVLDMSDLAA from the coding sequence GTGCGGACAACAACTGGCTGGCAGGCGGACGGCCCGACGGCGACGCTGCGTCGGACGTCACTGAAGCGGCGCGACCTGCGCCCGGACGACCTCGCGATCCGAGTGGACTACTGCGGTGTCTGCCACACCGACCTGCACGCCGTCCGCAGCCACGACGGCGCAGGGGACCGCCCCCTGGTGCCAGGACACGAGTTCACGGGCGTGGTGGCCGAAACCGGGCCCGCCGTCACCCGCTTCTCCGTCGACGACCCTGTCGCGGTCGGCAACATCGTCGATTCCTGCGGGGAGTGCTCGATGTGCCGGGCCGGCCAGGAGAACTTCTGCCACGCCTTCCCGACCCTGACCTACGGCGGCGTCGACCGGCACGACGGATCGACCACCCTGGGGGGCTACTCCCGCGAGTACGTCGTCCGCGACCGGTTCGTCCACCCTCTGCCCGCCGGTCTGGATCCGGCCGCTGCCGCTCCTCTGCTCTGCGCCGGGATCACCGTCTGGGAACCGCTGCACACCTTGGGCGTGGGGCCGCACAGTCGCGTCGCCGTGGCGGGACTGGGTGGCCTGGGCCATCTCGCGGTCAAGTTCGCCGTGGCGCTCGGGGCCGACACCTCGGTCATCAGCCGCTCACCCGACAAGGCCGACGACGCTCGTCGTCTCGGCGCCCACGGTCTCATCGTCTCGACGGATCAGGAACAGATGGCCGACGCCCGTGACCGATTCGACGTCGTCATCGACACCATCTCCGCCCCGCACGACCTGGGCCCCTACCTGCGCCTGGTCGCCATGGACGGCACGCTCAGCCACCTCGGGCACCTCGGACCCGTCACCGTGGAGACCATCGACCTCCTCGTGGGACGCAAGAAGCTCAGCTCCGCAGGCAGCGGTGGCAGGCCCGCGACCACCGCCATGCTCGATTTCTGCGCCGAGCACGGCATCACCGCCGACATCGAACTCCTCCCCTCGGCGCGCGTGAACGAGGCCCTCGAACGCCTCGGCCGCAACGACGTCCGCTACCGCTTCGTCCTCGACATGTCCGACCTGGCAGCCTGA
- a CDS encoding SpoIIE family protein phosphatase, translated as MSEAEWHPSGIDWARPRRDSEPSQPSGLMDLLGVAATLLDADGRIVLWSPQAEELYGYTAEEALGQYAALLLVREEDWDWVIKKFAEVMETGQGWGGTFPIRCKDGSTRLVELRNTRLLDDRGDFYALGLGTDSPTLREVERDVALSTRLISQSPFGLAILDTDLRYLAVNPALERMHGLPAKEHLGRHYREIMSPDKFEVIEVAMRRVLESGVPLVDESTVVGFTPADPEQRHAWSISVYRLEDTQGRVLGVAELVVDVSERYRSAMEATETRRRLALIADGSARIGTTLEVEETARELAEVTVPDFADMVAVDVLDSVLDEHRSASDNGPALFRALAVKVAYPTEAVRAVDPPGHITSYEADRVATRCVRTGRPILIAHADGNDLSGIARDDRAATLLARAGVHSYMAIPLTARGAVLGFLGLARARDPRPFDEDDLAIATELAFRAAVCIDNARTHQSVRTAAETLQRSLLPDHPSRLPGLQVSSRYVPAQAAYEIGGDWYDVLPLGGDKTALVVGDVMGSGIDAAAAMGRLRTATAAFASLDLEPARVLEQLDSITSGLEQYIATCLYAAYDPHRGECRIANAGHLPPVLVRSGERPRLLDLPAGIPLGVGGVPFEVTAVEFGLGDKLVLYTDGLVETRHDSIDERLAVLVHALEVADCPLEETCDRLLEGLRHPRDRDDVALLIARAVRHSQ; from the coding sequence ATGAGCGAAGCCGAATGGCATCCGTCGGGCATCGACTGGGCTCGCCCCCGCCGGGACAGCGAGCCGTCGCAGCCGAGCGGGCTGATGGACCTTCTCGGCGTCGCGGCGACACTGCTGGACGCGGACGGACGGATCGTCCTGTGGAGCCCCCAGGCAGAGGAGCTGTACGGGTACACCGCGGAGGAGGCGCTCGGGCAGTACGCCGCACTGCTGCTCGTCCGTGAGGAGGACTGGGACTGGGTGATCAAGAAGTTCGCCGAGGTCATGGAGACCGGCCAGGGCTGGGGCGGCACGTTTCCCATCCGGTGCAAGGACGGGAGCACCCGGCTGGTGGAGCTGCGCAACACTCGGCTGCTGGACGACCGCGGCGACTTCTACGCCCTCGGGCTCGGCACCGACTCACCCACGCTTCGCGAGGTCGAGCGGGATGTCGCCCTGTCCACCCGGCTGATCTCCCAGTCTCCCTTCGGGCTGGCGATCCTCGACACCGACCTCAGATACCTGGCCGTCAACCCCGCGCTGGAGCGGATGCACGGCCTCCCCGCGAAAGAGCACCTCGGCCGCCACTACCGCGAGATCATGAGCCCCGACAAGTTCGAGGTGATCGAGGTCGCGATGAGGAGGGTCCTTGAGAGCGGGGTCCCCCTGGTCGACGAGTCCACCGTCGTCGGCTTCACCCCGGCCGACCCGGAACAACGGCACGCGTGGTCGATCTCGGTGTACCGGCTGGAGGACACCCAGGGCCGTGTTCTCGGGGTGGCCGAACTCGTGGTGGACGTCAGCGAGCGGTACCGGTCGGCCATGGAGGCCACCGAGACCCGGCGGCGCCTGGCCCTGATCGCCGATGGCTCCGCTCGTATCGGCACCACCCTGGAGGTCGAAGAGACAGCCCGGGAGTTGGCCGAGGTGACCGTTCCCGATTTCGCCGACATGGTCGCCGTCGACGTGCTCGACTCCGTCCTCGACGAGCACCGCTCCGCCTCCGACAACGGTCCCGCGCTCTTCCGCGCCCTCGCCGTGAAAGTCGCCTACCCCACCGAAGCCGTCCGGGCCGTCGATCCGCCGGGCCACATCACCTCCTACGAAGCCGATCGCGTGGCCACCCGATGTGTGCGCACCGGTCGGCCCATCCTGATCGCACACGCCGATGGGAACGACCTGAGTGGCATCGCCCGCGACGACCGCGCCGCCACGTTGCTGGCCCGGGCAGGGGTGCACTCCTACATGGCCATCCCGCTGACCGCACGCGGCGCCGTCCTCGGCTTCCTGGGACTTGCCCGTGCCCGGGATCCCCGGCCCTTCGACGAGGACGATCTCGCCATCGCCACCGAGCTCGCATTCCGCGCCGCGGTGTGCATCGACAACGCCCGCACGCACCAGAGCGTGCGCACCGCCGCCGAGACCCTCCAGCGCAGCCTGCTCCCCGACCACCCGTCCCGCCTTCCCGGCCTGCAGGTCTCTTCCCGCTATGTCCCGGCGCAGGCCGCCTACGAGATCGGCGGCGACTGGTACGACGTCCTCCCGCTCGGCGGCGACAAGACGGCCCTCGTCGTGGGCGACGTCATGGGCAGCGGCATCGACGCCGCCGCGGCCATGGGGCGCCTGCGCACCGCCACGGCCGCCTTCGCCAGCCTCGATCTGGAGCCGGCCCGGGTTCTCGAGCAGCTCGACTCGATCACATCCGGGCTGGAGCAGTACATCGCCACCTGCCTCTACGCGGCCTACGATCCCCACCGCGGCGAGTGCCGCATCGCCAACGCCGGTCACCTGCCTCCTGTCCTCGTGCGCAGTGGCGAGCGCCCCCGACTGCTCGACCTGCCCGCCGGTATCCCTCTCGGAGTCGGCGGTGTCCCGTTCGAAGTGACCGCCGTCGAATTCGGCCTGGGCGACAAGCTGGTCCTGTACACGGACGGTCTGGTCGAGACCCGCCATGACTCCATCGACGAACGCCTCGCCGTCCTGGTCCACGCCCTGGAGGTGGCCGACTGCCCGTTGGAGGAGACGTGCGACCGCCTTCTTGAGGGTCTGCGACATCCGCGCGACCGCGACGACGTCGCTCTGCTGATCGCCCGCGCGGTACGTCATTCCCAGTGA